A part of Arachis hypogaea cultivar Tifrunner chromosome 12, arahy.Tifrunner.gnm2.J5K5, whole genome shotgun sequence genomic DNA contains:
- the LOC112726486 gene encoding uncharacterized protein — MAAAISLRRSSCRLLLTRFHNSATLAGQRGGATTTTTTRWLETIAYEELRAHPEKPYTSTAFFIHGFLGSSRNWRSFSRNLLASLSNSSLSSNWRTVMVDMRNHGKSAERKLDPPHDMENAAKDLADLVKAEGWRWPEVVIGHSMGGKVALQFLQSCSRGEYGDSALCPKQLWVLDSVPGEVNPLNSNEEVRDVLRTLQSLPSRIPSRKWLVNHLLGLGYSKALSDWIGTNLKKVDDHETWVFDLQNAQQMFDSYWEKSYWNLLENPPKGTEIIIVRAEKSDRWDEDAVERIQKLANREATESLGKVSFSLLPNSGHWVHVDNPKGLLEILAPKISSL, encoded by the exons ATGGCCGCAGCCATCTCACTCAGACGCAGCAGCTGCCGTCTCCTCCTAACTCGCTTCCACAACTCAGCCACTCTCGCCGGTCAACGCGGCggcgccaccaccaccaccaccaccaggtGGCTAGAAACCATAGCCTACGAAGAGCTGCGAGCTCATCCTGAAAAACCTTACACTTCAACCGCCTTCTTCATCCATGGCTTCCTCGGATCCTCAAGAAACTGGAGATCCTTTTCTCGCAACCTCCTCGCCTCTCTCTCCAATTCCTCTCTTTCCTCCA ATTGGAGGACAGTGATGGTGGATATGCGGAATCACGGAAAATCGGCGGAGAGGAAACTGGATCCGCCACACGATATGGAAAATGCGGCTAAGGATTTGGCCGATTTGGTGAAGGCTGAGGGATGGCGTTGGCCTGAGGTTGTGATTGGTCACTCCATGGGTGGAAAGGTTGCTTTGCAGTTTCTTCAGAGTTGTAGCCGCGGTGAATATGGAGATTCAGCTTTGTGCCCTAAACAG CTCTGGGTATTGGACTCTGTCCCTGGAGAAGTGAACCCTCTAAATAGTAATGAAGAAGTTCGGGATGTTTTAAGGACCTTGCAAAGTTTGCCATCACGAATACCTTCTCGGAA GTGGCTTGTTAATCATCTGTTAGGACTTGGTTACTCTAAGGCATTGTCAGATTGGATAGGCACAAATCTTAAGaaagttgatgatcatgagacttGGGTATTTGATCTTCAAAATGCTCAGCAGATGTTTGATTCTTATTG GGAAAAGTCCTATTGGAATCTATTAGAGAACCCTCCCAAAGGTACAGAAATAATAATTGTTCGTGCCGAAAAAAGTGACAGGTGGGACGAAGATGCTGTTGAGCGGATCCAAAAACTGGCGAATAGGGAAGCAACCGAGTCTCTTGGAAAAGTTTCTTTCAGTCTTCTTCCAAATTCTGGTCATTGGGTTCATGTTGACAACCCAAAGGGACTGCTAGAGATTCTAGCTCCCAAGATTTCATCCCTTTAG
- the LOC112726484 gene encoding histone H3-like centromeric protein CENH3 isoform X1, with protein sequence MARVKHIPTPSQKGKKKVRPSQSPSPSQASGSRRREDGEEEQEPEAGRRSAAPKKRRNKPGTVALREIRKFQKSFNLLIPAAPFMRCVKQITNQLSTEVNRWTAEAMVALQEAAEDHLVRLFEDGMLCAIHAKRVTLMKKDIELARRLGVIGRPW encoded by the exons ATGGCAAGAGTGAAGCATATTCCAACACCTAGTCAAAAAG GTAAGAAAAAAGTAAGACCATCACAATCTCCATCGCCATCGCAAGcg TCTGGTAGCAGAAGGAGGGAAGATGGAGAAGAGGAGCAGGAACCAGAAGCAGGACGACGAT CAGCAGCACCTAAGAAAAGGCGTAATAAGCCAGGAACAGTAGCTCTTCGTGAGATTCGTAAATTTCAGAAGAGTTTCAACCTACTCATCCCAGCTGCCCCCTTCATGAGATGT GTCAAACAGATTACAAACCAACTATCTACGGAGGTCAATCGCTGGACAGCTGAAGCCATGGTAGCACTTCAAGAA GCAGCTGAGGATCATCTGGTTCGTTTGTTTGAAGATGGAATGTTGTGTGCTATCCATGCAAAGCGTGTTACTCTAA TGAAAAAGGACATAGAGTTGGCCCGGAGACTCGGAGTGATAGGAAGACCTTGGTGA
- the LOC112726484 gene encoding histone H3-like centromeric protein CENH3 isoform X2 gives MARVKHIPTPSQKGKKKVRPSQSPSPSQASGSRRREDGEEEQEPEAGRRSAPKKRRNKPGTVALREIRKFQKSFNLLIPAAPFMRCVKQITNQLSTEVNRWTAEAMVALQEAAEDHLVRLFEDGMLCAIHAKRVTLMKKDIELARRLGVIGRPW, from the exons ATGGCAAGAGTGAAGCATATTCCAACACCTAGTCAAAAAG GTAAGAAAAAAGTAAGACCATCACAATCTCCATCGCCATCGCAAGcg TCTGGTAGCAGAAGGAGGGAAGATGGAGAAGAGGAGCAGGAACCAGAAGCAGGACGACGAT CAGCACCTAAGAAAAGGCGTAATAAGCCAGGAACAGTAGCTCTTCGTGAGATTCGTAAATTTCAGAAGAGTTTCAACCTACTCATCCCAGCTGCCCCCTTCATGAGATGT GTCAAACAGATTACAAACCAACTATCTACGGAGGTCAATCGCTGGACAGCTGAAGCCATGGTAGCACTTCAAGAA GCAGCTGAGGATCATCTGGTTCGTTTGTTTGAAGATGGAATGTTGTGTGCTATCCATGCAAAGCGTGTTACTCTAA TGAAAAAGGACATAGAGTTGGCCCGGAGACTCGGAGTGATAGGAAGACCTTGGTGA
- the LOC112726485 gene encoding rhodanese-like domain-containing protein 4, chloroplastic codes for MEAFSATVANLTPTTSVLSHRTKQPYKLSTHPKISACKVSNFSISRTRNHKKILFLQSAASIFSTAQLSATALTYEEALGQSLNFSNSGDFDANGVVENLLNFASENPLVVFGGVAVFAVPLVLFQVLKKPKPWGVESAKNAYEKLGADLNAQLLDIREAVEIREVGTPDVNGLGKKLVSITYKGGDDDKPVFLKKLALKFKEPENTTLFILDKFDGNSELVAQLVTDNGFKAAYAIKDGAEGPRGWTNSGLPWKEPRKALDFGNLTEAISDAIGDTSDGLAVTLGIAAATGLGLLAFTEIETILQVLGSAALVQFASKKLLFAEDRKQTLRQLDEFLNTKVAPKELVDEVKQIGKAFLPDSTEDKALPEPTESSTVQKAEATIDNVAESKIDMVPETESKDESSPVLPRPQSPYPHYPDFKPPTSPTPSQP; via the exons ATGGAGGCTTTCAGTGCTACTGTTGCAAACTTGACACCAACAACATCTGTTCTTTCTCACAGAACAAAACAACCCTACAAACTCTCAACACACCCAAAAATTTCTGCATGCAAAGTCTCAAACTTTTCAATCTCCAGAACTAGAAACCATAAAAAAATTCTATTCCTTCAGTCAGCAGCATCAATTTTCAGTACTGCACAACTTTCTGCTACTGCACTAACATATGAGGAAGCTTTGGGGCAATCTTTGAATTTCAGTAATTCTGGGGACTTTGATGCAAATGGGGTTGTGGAGAATCTTCTCAATTTTGCATCAGAGAACCCTCTTGTTGTTTTTGGAGGTGTTGCTGTTTTTGCAGTACCATTGGTTTTATTTCAGGTTCTCAAGAAGCCTAAACCATGGGGTGTTGAGTCAGcaaagaatgcatatgaaaaacttgGTGCTGATTTGAATGCTCAGTTGCTTGATATAAGAGAAGCTGTGGAGATTAGGGAAGTTGGGACACCAGATGTTAATGGTTTGGGGAAGAAATTGGTGTCAATTACTTACAAGGGTGGTGATGATGATAAGCCAGTGTTCTTGAAGAAGCTTGCATTGAAGTTCAAGGAACCTGAGAATACCACATTGTTCATTTTGGACaa ATTTGATGGGAACTCTGAACTGGTTGCACAATTGGTCACAGATAATGGATTCAAAGCTGCTTATGCCATTAAGGATGGTGCAGAAGGACCTAGAGGATGGACG AATAGTGGTCTTCCATGGAAAGAACCACGGAAAGCATTGGATTTTGGCAATCTGACAGAAGCTATCTCTGATGCAATAGGA GATACTTCTGATGGCTTGGCTGTTACTCTTGGAATTGCTGCAGCTACCGGCCTCGGCCTCTTGGCTTTCACTGAG ATAGAAACAATTCTCCAAGTATTAGGATCAGCTGCACTTGTTCAGTTTGCAAGCAAGAAGCTTCTATTTGCTGAG GATCGGAAGCAAACATTACGGCAGCTAGATGAGTTCTTGAACACCAAGGTTGCTCCTAAAGAGCTTGTTGATGAAGTAAAG CAAATTGGAAAGGCTTTTCTACCAGACTCCACTGAAGACAAGGCTCTTCCGGAACCAACAGAAAGTAGCACTGTACAGAAAGCAGAAGCTACTATTGACAACGTTGCCGAGTCGAAAATAGACATGGTGCCAGAAACTGAAAGCAAGGATGAATCGTCTCCAGTGTTGCCAAGACCACAATCTCCATATCCACAT tATCCTGATTTCAAGCCTCCAACATCTCCTACCCCTTCACAGCCATAG
- the LOC112726482 gene encoding putative disease resistance protein RGA3 isoform X2, protein MSEVVSGVASTLLANLATKSFQEITLACGLKDDVKKFESSLRTINAYLIDAENKQAINRSIDEWLKQLREAFDDAGDILDEIEYEAKLNEVVKMYGSTSTEVRRFFSYTSNPLAFRIRMAHKIKDMKQKMDEKIREGRKLGIVEHVNTPAMEHNLPWRETASSLSFRVCGRREEKEKIINSLMTQKSQANGIDVISVVGIGGLGKTTLAQMVYNDTQVNEHFDTLMWVCVSDDFDVKKLIQRIIHAASKRENVVDANSSLEYMISLLNQTLHGKKFLLVLDDVWNENHNKWDELRNHLLEVGGDKGSKILVTTRSRKVADIVGSNLVMKLEGLPENECWRLFAKCAFQEEKDEEKYPRLKQIGEQIVKRCKGVPLAITTLGCLLRSKCHDENEWRKIRDSEVWNLDQEETDILPSLKLSYNHLPPQLKQCFSYCSCFPKDYEYVAIELIMLWMAHGLLQPTREEEDAEDIGELYIKKLVSTSLLQIDEEDSFYFPKIRNSMAFKNLKMHDLVHDLAKLTMKESSRTRTVVQEGQQEASIEWTSDKFNYLRVLHLTKDTELSSFPDDCFARMKKHLRYLYLGNCASLKKLTDSICKLQSLQSLRLYCDSLEELPKNMNKLIYLQYLLLADIKITSLSSMNIGRFQQLKFLYLFKCSRLVYVPSAVGRLTTLKKLVFLFCNKLVYFEDEEEEGKQHVLVNNLNLQLFSITGSNNLDALPKWLERATKLQYLSISMSGIKSLPTRLPMTSLEELDIYWCKELSSLPNMDQTHNLQYLQISYCPKLYVRYNKETGSDWPKIAHIPYCKILAPLILPFDYLGRS, encoded by the exons ATGTCTGAAGTTGTTTCTGGTGTGGCATCAACACTCTTGGCCAATTTAGCAACAAAATCATTCCAAGAGATTACTCTGGCATGTGGTCTTAAAGATGATGTAAAAAAGTTTGAAAGTTCTTTGAGAACCATCAATGCATATCTCATAGATGCTGAGAACAAGCAAGCAATAAACCGCAGTATAGATGAGTGGTTGAAGCAACTCAGAGAGGCATTTGATGATGCTGGTGACATATTAGATGAAATAGAGTATGAAGCAAAACTTAATGAAGTGGTCAAAATGTATGGAAGCACTAGCACGGAGGTTCGCCGATTCTTCTCATACACAAGTAATCCACTTGCATTTCGCATCAGGATGGCCCACAAAATCAAAGATATGAAAcagaaaatggatgaaaaaatAAGAGAAGGGAGAAAGTTGGGTATAGTTGAACATGTCAACACTCCAGCTATGGAGCACAATTTACCATGGCGAGAAACTGCTTCTTCATTGTCTTTCCGTGTGTGTGGTAGacgtgaagaaaaagaaaagattataAATTCATTGATGACACAAAAATCACAAGCTAATGGTATTGATGTGATCTCAGTTGTTGGGATTGGAGGTTTGGGAAAGACTACACTTGCACAGATGGTTTACAATGATACCCAAGTGAATGAGCATTTCGATACATTAATGTGGGTTTGTGTTTCTGATGATTTTGATGTGAAGAAGCTAATACAAAGAATCATTCATGCGGCCTCAAAGAGAGAGAATGTGGTGGATGCAAATTCTAGTTTGGAATATATGATATCTCTTCTCAATCAAACGTTACATGGTAAGAAATTCTTACTCGTGTTAGACGATGTTTGGAATGAAAACCACAACAAATGGGATGAATTGAGAAATCACTTGTTAGAAGTAGGTGGTGACAAAGGCAGCAAAATTCTAGTGACCACTCGTAGTAGAAAAGTTGCTGACATTGTGGGGAGTAATCTTGTAATGAAATTAGAAGGACTTCCTGAGAATGAATGTTGGCGGCTCTTTGCAAAATGTGCATTCCAAGAAGAGAAGGACGAAGAGAAGTACCCAAGGCTAAAGCAAATTGGGGAGCAAATTGTTAAAAGATGCAAAGGAGTACCCTTGGCTATAACAACTTTGGGTTGCTTGCTTAGATCAAAATGCCATGATGAAAATGAGTGGAGAAAAATAAGGGATAGTGAGGTGTGGAATCTCGATCAAGAAGAAACTGACATTTTGCCATCACTCAAATTGAGTTACAATCACTTGCCACCACAACTAAAGCAATGTTTTTCATACTGCTCTTGTTTTCCAAAAGATTATGAATATGTGGCTATTGAGTTGATTATGTTGTGGATGGCTCATGGACTCCTCCAACCTACACGCGAAGAGGAAGATGCAGAAGATATTGGAGAGTTATATATTAAAAAGCTTGTTTCAACATCTTTACTTCAAATTGATGAAGAAGATTCTTTCTACTTTCCCAAGATTCGAAATTCGATGGCATTTAAAAATCTCAAAATGCATGATCTTGTACATGATCTTGCAAAATTAACAATGAAAGAGTCAAGCAGAACAAGAACCGTTGTGCAAGAGGGGCAACAAGAAGCATCGATAGAATGGACCTCCGACAAGTTCAACTATCTGAGAGTGTTGCACCTAACAAAAGATACGGAATTGAGCTCGTTTCCTGATGATTGCTTTGCCAGAATGAAGAAGCACTTGAGATATCTCTATCTTGGAAATTGTGCTAGTTTGAAAAAGCTAACTGATTCCATTTGTAAGCTGCAAAGTTTGCAGAGTTTGCGCCTTTATTGTGACAGCCTTGAAGAACTTCCCAAAAACATGAACAAACTCATCTATCTACAATATTTGCTTTTGGCGGATATCAAAATTACAAGTTTGTCTTCAATGAATATAGGGCGCTTCCAACAACTCAAATTCTTGTATCTTTTCAAATGTTCAAGGTTAGTGTACGTACCAAGTGCTGTTGGTCGCTTGACTACTTTAAAGAAGCTGGTCTTTCTTTTTTGTAATAAGCTGGTGTATTttgaggatgaagaggaagaaggaaaGCAACATGTGTTGGTAAATAATTTAAACCTTCAATTATTCTCAATCACTGGATCAAATAACCTGGATGCTTTACCAAAATGGCTTGAAAGAGCTACTAAATTGCAATATTTGAGTATAAGCATGTCAGGGATAAAATCATTGCCCACAAGGTTGCCGATGACCTCCCTTGAAGAACTTGATATCTATTGGTGTAAAGAATTGTCATCTCTTCCCAACATGGATCAAACTCATAATCTTCAATATTTACAGATATCTTATTGTCCCAAATTATATGTAAGGTACAATAAGGAGACAGGTTCAGATTGGCCCAAAATTGCTCATATTCCATATTGCAAG ATCTTGGCACCTCTGATCTTACCTTTTGACTATCTTGGGAGATCATGA
- the LOC112726483 gene encoding probable WRKY transcription factor 46 yields MEQVSIVGELMQGKELAKKLFDHLNSPSPSLSSSSSSSSSSSHESNEALIEKILSTYEKALTMLNNTNFMKDSSHCSSSSLANGSTKSEVLDKEDVAKHKQVSKKRKTMSMWTKQVRVCLGTELDGSMEDGHSWRKYGQKDILGAKFPRGYFRCTHRHVQGCLATKQVQKSDEDPNVLEITYKGRHTCIQVSHHSKKPTISKPNMALLLEEQTKNHQPTQKEMKTEQPHETILTFGTSQELEVKLDDFDFDFDPDTKENIFSSLCFTSPSIVSENDEDNNKMFSYIESFSPEFISPTTNSESNNIFHFNDGLGLCVQTSDSDFSDNVSAPTSSVSNSSIEGLDFHSFDEKVDFDNYYSINS; encoded by the exons ATGGAACAAGTTAGTATTGTTGGTGAGTTAATGCAAGGAAAGGAGTTAGCAAAGAAGCTCTTTGACCATTTGAATTCACCATcaccatcattatcatcatcctcctcctcttcatcatcatcatcacatgaATCTAATGAAGCTTTGATAGAGAAGATACTTTCAACCTATGAGAAAGCACTCACCATGCTCAATAACACCAACTTCATGAAGGATTCTTCTCAttgttcatcttcttctcttgcaAATGGCAGCACAAAAAGTGAGGTCTTGGATAAAGAGGATGTTGCAAAGCACAAACAAGTGTCCAAGAAAAG AAAGACTATGTCAATGTGGACAAAGCAAGTGAGGGTGTGTTTGGGAACAGAGCTTGATGGTTCTATGGAAGATGGCCATAGCTGGAGAAAATATGGACAGAAGGACATTCTTGGAGCCAAGTTTCCAAG AGGATATTTCAGATGTACACATAGACATGTACAAGGTTGTTTGGCCACAAAACAAGTTCAAAAATCAGATGAAGATCCAAATGTGTTGGAAATAACCTACAAAGGAAGACACACTTGCATTCAAGTTAGTCATCACTCAAAAAAACCAacaatttcaaaaccaaacatGGCCTTATTATTAGAAGAACAAACCAAGAATCATCAACCAACACAAAAAGAGATGAAAACAGAACAACCCCATGAAACAATTCTCACATTTGGAACATCACAAGAACTTGAAGTCAAACTTGATGACTTTGACTTTGACTTTGACCCTGACACAAAGGAGAACATTTTCTCTTCACTTTGCTTCACTTCCCCATCAATAGTTTCTGAAAAtgatgaagacaacaacaaaatgtTCTCTTACATTGAAAGCTTTTCTCCTGAATTCATATCACCAACAACAAATTCAGAATCAAACAACATTTTCCACTTTAATGATGGACTAGGCCTATGTGTTCAAACCTCAGATTCTGATTTTAGTGATAATGTTTCAGCACCAACTTCATCAGTCTCTAATTCATCAATAGAAGGCTTGGATTTTCACTCCTTTGATGAAAAGgtggattttgataattattacTCCATAAACTCCTAG
- the LOC112726482 gene encoding putative disease resistance protein RGA3 isoform X1: MVILSHPKQCYQKTHHTYMYIYIFLASNITFYHHKVPLIDSSMSEVVSGVASTLLANLATKSFQEITLACGLKDDVKKFESSLRTINAYLIDAENKQAINRSIDEWLKQLREAFDDAGDILDEIEYEAKLNEVVKMYGSTSTEVRRFFSYTSNPLAFRIRMAHKIKDMKQKMDEKIREGRKLGIVEHVNTPAMEHNLPWRETASSLSFRVCGRREEKEKIINSLMTQKSQANGIDVISVVGIGGLGKTTLAQMVYNDTQVNEHFDTLMWVCVSDDFDVKKLIQRIIHAASKRENVVDANSSLEYMISLLNQTLHGKKFLLVLDDVWNENHNKWDELRNHLLEVGGDKGSKILVTTRSRKVADIVGSNLVMKLEGLPENECWRLFAKCAFQEEKDEEKYPRLKQIGEQIVKRCKGVPLAITTLGCLLRSKCHDENEWRKIRDSEVWNLDQEETDILPSLKLSYNHLPPQLKQCFSYCSCFPKDYEYVAIELIMLWMAHGLLQPTREEEDAEDIGELYIKKLVSTSLLQIDEEDSFYFPKIRNSMAFKNLKMHDLVHDLAKLTMKESSRTRTVVQEGQQEASIEWTSDKFNYLRVLHLTKDTELSSFPDDCFARMKKHLRYLYLGNCASLKKLTDSICKLQSLQSLRLYCDSLEELPKNMNKLIYLQYLLLADIKITSLSSMNIGRFQQLKFLYLFKCSRLVYVPSAVGRLTTLKKLVFLFCNKLVYFEDEEEEGKQHVLVNNLNLQLFSITGSNNLDALPKWLERATKLQYLSISMSGIKSLPTRLPMTSLEELDIYWCKELSSLPNMDQTHNLQYLQISYCPKLYVRYNKETGSDWPKIAHIPYCKILAPLILPFDYLGRS, translated from the exons ATGGTCATTCTTAGCCATCCAAAACAATGCTATCAGAAAACCCACcacacatatatgtatatatatattttcttggcCTCTAACATTACTTTTTATCACCATAAGGTTCCACTCATTGATTCTTCAATGTCTGAAGTTGTTTCTGGTGTGGCATCAACACTCTTGGCCAATTTAGCAACAAAATCATTCCAAGAGATTACTCTGGCATGTGGTCTTAAAGATGATGTAAAAAAGTTTGAAAGTTCTTTGAGAACCATCAATGCATATCTCATAGATGCTGAGAACAAGCAAGCAATAAACCGCAGTATAGATGAGTGGTTGAAGCAACTCAGAGAGGCATTTGATGATGCTGGTGACATATTAGATGAAATAGAGTATGAAGCAAAACTTAATGAAGTGGTCAAAATGTATGGAAGCACTAGCACGGAGGTTCGCCGATTCTTCTCATACACAAGTAATCCACTTGCATTTCGCATCAGGATGGCCCACAAAATCAAAGATATGAAAcagaaaatggatgaaaaaatAAGAGAAGGGAGAAAGTTGGGTATAGTTGAACATGTCAACACTCCAGCTATGGAGCACAATTTACCATGGCGAGAAACTGCTTCTTCATTGTCTTTCCGTGTGTGTGGTAGacgtgaagaaaaagaaaagattataAATTCATTGATGACACAAAAATCACAAGCTAATGGTATTGATGTGATCTCAGTTGTTGGGATTGGAGGTTTGGGAAAGACTACACTTGCACAGATGGTTTACAATGATACCCAAGTGAATGAGCATTTCGATACATTAATGTGGGTTTGTGTTTCTGATGATTTTGATGTGAAGAAGCTAATACAAAGAATCATTCATGCGGCCTCAAAGAGAGAGAATGTGGTGGATGCAAATTCTAGTTTGGAATATATGATATCTCTTCTCAATCAAACGTTACATGGTAAGAAATTCTTACTCGTGTTAGACGATGTTTGGAATGAAAACCACAACAAATGGGATGAATTGAGAAATCACTTGTTAGAAGTAGGTGGTGACAAAGGCAGCAAAATTCTAGTGACCACTCGTAGTAGAAAAGTTGCTGACATTGTGGGGAGTAATCTTGTAATGAAATTAGAAGGACTTCCTGAGAATGAATGTTGGCGGCTCTTTGCAAAATGTGCATTCCAAGAAGAGAAGGACGAAGAGAAGTACCCAAGGCTAAAGCAAATTGGGGAGCAAATTGTTAAAAGATGCAAAGGAGTACCCTTGGCTATAACAACTTTGGGTTGCTTGCTTAGATCAAAATGCCATGATGAAAATGAGTGGAGAAAAATAAGGGATAGTGAGGTGTGGAATCTCGATCAAGAAGAAACTGACATTTTGCCATCACTCAAATTGAGTTACAATCACTTGCCACCACAACTAAAGCAATGTTTTTCATACTGCTCTTGTTTTCCAAAAGATTATGAATATGTGGCTATTGAGTTGATTATGTTGTGGATGGCTCATGGACTCCTCCAACCTACACGCGAAGAGGAAGATGCAGAAGATATTGGAGAGTTATATATTAAAAAGCTTGTTTCAACATCTTTACTTCAAATTGATGAAGAAGATTCTTTCTACTTTCCCAAGATTCGAAATTCGATGGCATTTAAAAATCTCAAAATGCATGATCTTGTACATGATCTTGCAAAATTAACAATGAAAGAGTCAAGCAGAACAAGAACCGTTGTGCAAGAGGGGCAACAAGAAGCATCGATAGAATGGACCTCCGACAAGTTCAACTATCTGAGAGTGTTGCACCTAACAAAAGATACGGAATTGAGCTCGTTTCCTGATGATTGCTTTGCCAGAATGAAGAAGCACTTGAGATATCTCTATCTTGGAAATTGTGCTAGTTTGAAAAAGCTAACTGATTCCATTTGTAAGCTGCAAAGTTTGCAGAGTTTGCGCCTTTATTGTGACAGCCTTGAAGAACTTCCCAAAAACATGAACAAACTCATCTATCTACAATATTTGCTTTTGGCGGATATCAAAATTACAAGTTTGTCTTCAATGAATATAGGGCGCTTCCAACAACTCAAATTCTTGTATCTTTTCAAATGTTCAAGGTTAGTGTACGTACCAAGTGCTGTTGGTCGCTTGACTACTTTAAAGAAGCTGGTCTTTCTTTTTTGTAATAAGCTGGTGTATTttgaggatgaagaggaagaaggaaaGCAACATGTGTTGGTAAATAATTTAAACCTTCAATTATTCTCAATCACTGGATCAAATAACCTGGATGCTTTACCAAAATGGCTTGAAAGAGCTACTAAATTGCAATATTTGAGTATAAGCATGTCAGGGATAAAATCATTGCCCACAAGGTTGCCGATGACCTCCCTTGAAGAACTTGATATCTATTGGTGTAAAGAATTGTCATCTCTTCCCAACATGGATCAAACTCATAATCTTCAATATTTACAGATATCTTATTGTCCCAAATTATATGTAAGGTACAATAAGGAGACAGGTTCAGATTGGCCCAAAATTGCTCATATTCCATATTGCAAG ATCTTGGCACCTCTGATCTTACCTTTTGACTATCTTGGGAGATCATGA